The Magnolia sinica isolate HGM2019 chromosome 9, MsV1, whole genome shotgun sequence genome contains a region encoding:
- the LOC131255286 gene encoding disease resistance protein RPM1-like, which produces MSNQWYDPRLDALFIEEADLVGIDLPRSKLIGWLVNGDSRLSTISVVGMGGLGKTTLVKKVYDNQQVKKCFETYAWITVSQSFKVEELLRSMIKQFFEEKKDPSPQGLDVMTQVELIQMLRSYLQNKRYVLVLDDVWNFIRNVLPASNYNSRVMITTRKDDVASSSCVGLSDHIYNLQPLPPSEAWSLFCKKAFHSNYENCCPPGLKKLSQSFVDKCQGLLLAIVALGSFLSIKDKTC; this is translated from the coding sequence ATGAGTAATCAATGGTATGATCCTCGACTCGATGCTCTTTTCATTGAGGAAGCTGATCTTGTGGGCATCGACCTTCCAAGGAGCAAATTGATTGGATGGCTAGTCAATGGAGATTCGAGACTTTCGACGATTTCGGTGGTTGGGATGGGTGGCCTTGGCAAGACTACTCTAGTAAAGAAAGTCTATGATAACCAACAGGTGAAGAAATGTTTTGAAACATATGCTTGGATCACTGTCTCGCAATCGTTCAAAGTGGAGGAACTTCTTCGAAGCATGATAAAGCAATTCTTTGAGGAGAAGAAAGATCCATCTCCCCAAGGATTAGACGTGATGACACAGGTCGAGCTCATCCAAATGCTACGGAGCTACTTGCAGAACAAAAGGTATGTACTTGTTCTTGATGATGTATGGAATTTCATAAGAAATGTATTGCCTGCTAGCAATTATAATAGTAGGGTAATGATCACCACACGCAAAGATGATGTCGCATCATCTTCTTGCGTCGGACTCTCCGATCACATCTACAATCTTCAACCTCTGCCTCCAAGTGAGGCTTGGTCTCTGTTTTGCAAGAAGGCATTCCATTCGAACTACGAGAATTGTTGCCCTCCTGGATTGAAGAAACTTTCTCAAAGCTTTGTAGATAAATGCCAAGGATTACTGCTGGCGATTGTCGCATTGGGTAGTTTTCTATCAATCAAGGACAAGACATGTTGA